A stretch of the Candidatus Jettenia sp. AMX2 genome encodes the following:
- a CDS encoding DUF433 domain-containing protein, whose protein sequence is MKFTRITVKPNQMGGLRIPVATVVGMIADGMTEEEILKAFPDLEQEDIH, encoded by the coding sequence ATGAAATTTACCCGTATTACAGTTAAACCCAATCAGATGGGTGGGCTTCGCATACCAGTTGCCACTGTTGTGGGTATGATTGCTGACGGTATGACCGAAGAAGAAATCCTAAAGGCATTCCCTGATTTGGAACAAGAAGATATCCATTAG
- a CDS encoding helicase-related protein, with amino-acid sequence MIPKKIIDNSDVKLSTFLNNVLKEIPHTKFDIATAFFNIQAYAFIKDNIQGVKRFRLLLGKTPEIRNETTLGEVLLKMIREEVEGFDLSQEKDSLVKEFIRFLNENNVEVKLYDKEFLHGKAYIFDQLIVVGSSNFTPSGLTHNTELNSVSLEAEAKYVREHWFDKFWSEAVDFKAELVRILEASRFGTREYTPYEVYIKSLYELQKDDIMFEDEEKKGQEESLPSSKVNLTEFQEDAVRRVFTRLKKYKACMVADSVGLGKTWIAKKIIEEFGFYKRKRFLIVCPAQLRNMWKDEVKDLLLSESILSQEDLATEDFLSKARQAIGSDMTEVSLIVVDESHNFRNPLSNRWENFFTLVADHITKGGERPYILFLTATPINNTIWDLYWQIMLLTINDQKTFMKEGILDLFKFFKDVDREEDPNLLNDLMNEISIRRTRDYIKQNYPDAEVNGQRIIFPERVLKNIDYQLDKAYQGLYRDISRMITEQLTMAYYRMLEYRKTEKLSKDEEMVLGRMVALEGIFRTILLKRLESSVEAFRKSVSNHINFLEKFKEYLKKGKFLTKRTFYKYVSNLDEETAEDFIDELEEKNLEDYRKEDLFRDIERDISLFKEMGKKVEAIDAEADAKLKELKKRLLELSSKGQVVIFTYYADTLDYIYEKISEDALFSKISIEKISGRITSASRRTEIVNDFMNGKINILMSTDVLSEGMNLQKARYLINYDLHWNPTRMIQRAGRIDRIGSPFREIFVYNFFPEEELEDLLRLVEVLQNKIRNIDNAVGLDVTVLGEEVNPKVFGIIRRIREQDTTVFDELEKEVFGGGEKFYQPLKDYLKARAIQELKSVPLGICSGLKKGMKGLFLYYKYGDDFHFWFFYDLIKGEKITNKTKILDYISCPPEEVREIPDFFEKVYDLNSETIKEIEAIYKEVEQRERVDSAFSELNFDKSKKFVSTLIREIDLRLDEYLLDFVEDKKIEEEWEGAKGKLLTISLTKKRLQKLRTTWRNYKNNHKGWKRLLGEISEFLEGKLSMEREEVPPYNPELLKLITIDFVS; translated from the coding sequence ATGATCCCCAAGAAGATTATAGATAATAGCGATGTGAAGTTATCTACTTTCCTTAACAATGTCCTGAAGGAAATTCCCCATACAAAGTTCGATATTGCCACAGCCTTCTTCAATATCCAGGCTTATGCTTTCATAAAAGACAATATTCAAGGTGTGAAGCGATTTCGCCTGCTTCTTGGAAAGACACCGGAAATAAGAAACGAAACGACCCTTGGCGAAGTGCTTTTGAAGATGATCCGGGAGGAGGTTGAGGGATTTGATCTCTCTCAGGAAAAGGATAGTCTCGTCAAGGAATTTATACGCTTTCTCAACGAAAATAACGTAGAGGTAAAACTCTATGATAAGGAATTTCTTCACGGAAAGGCTTATATCTTTGACCAGCTTATTGTTGTGGGTTCATCAAACTTTACCCCTTCAGGGTTGACTCATAACACAGAACTCAATTCAGTGTCCCTTGAGGCAGAGGCTAAGTATGTGAGGGAACATTGGTTCGATAAATTCTGGAGTGAGGCAGTAGATTTTAAAGCCGAACTTGTCAGGATTCTTGAAGCTTCACGGTTTGGAACGAGGGAATACACACCTTACGAGGTTTATATAAAGTCTCTTTATGAACTTCAAAAAGACGATATCATGTTTGAAGACGAAGAGAAAAAAGGACAAGAAGAATCACTGCCTTCTTCAAAAGTGAATCTTACAGAGTTCCAGGAAGATGCCGTAAGAAGAGTATTTACCCGATTAAAGAAATACAAGGCCTGTATGGTAGCCGATTCAGTAGGCTTGGGTAAGACATGGATTGCGAAAAAGATAATAGAGGAGTTCGGTTTTTACAAGAGAAAGAGGTTCCTCATTGTCTGTCCGGCGCAATTAAGAAATATGTGGAAAGACGAAGTTAAGGACTTATTGCTTTCTGAAAGCATACTATCACAGGAAGATCTTGCTACTGAAGATTTTCTCAGTAAAGCAAGGCAGGCTATTGGTAGCGACATGACAGAGGTCTCTTTAATCGTGGTAGACGAAAGCCACAATTTTAGGAATCCTCTTTCGAACCGATGGGAGAATTTCTTTACCCTGGTAGCTGATCATATAACAAAGGGGGGAGAAAGACCCTATATCCTCTTCCTTACCGCCACACCCATAAATAATACGATATGGGACCTTTACTGGCAAATTATGCTTCTTACCATTAACGACCAGAAAACGTTTATGAAGGAAGGCATATTAGATCTCTTTAAGTTTTTCAAGGACGTTGATAGGGAAGAAGACCCAAACCTGCTCAATGATCTGATGAATGAGATTTCTATAAGGCGGACGAGGGACTATATCAAACAGAACTATCCTGATGCGGAGGTGAATGGGCAAAGGATTATATTTCCTGAAAGAGTGTTGAAAAATATCGATTATCAGCTCGATAAGGCATATCAGGGGCTTTACCGGGATATATCCCGGATGATCACCGAGCAATTGACTATGGCATATTACCGTATGCTTGAGTACAGAAAGACCGAAAAACTATCTAAGGACGAGGAAATGGTTCTGGGGCGAATGGTGGCGCTTGAAGGTATTTTCAGGACTATACTTTTAAAGAGACTCGAAAGCAGTGTTGAGGCATTTCGAAAGAGTGTCTCAAATCATATAAATTTCCTGGAAAAATTTAAAGAATATCTGAAAAAGGGGAAGTTCCTTACCAAGAGGACATTTTATAAATATGTATCTAACCTTGACGAAGAAACTGCTGAAGATTTTATTGACGAACTAGAGGAGAAGAACCTCGAAGATTACAGGAAAGAAGATCTTTTCAGGGATATAGAAAGGGATATATCTCTTTTTAAGGAGATGGGCAAAAAGGTGGAAGCTATCGATGCGGAAGCCGATGCGAAACTGAAAGAGTTGAAAAAAAGATTACTCGAACTGAGTTCAAAAGGACAGGTGGTCATTTTTACCTATTACGCAGATACCCTGGATTACATTTACGAGAAGATATCTGAAGATGCCTTATTTTCCAAAATAAGTATTGAAAAGATTTCCGGAAGAATAACTTCCGCTTCCAGACGTACAGAAATTGTAAATGACTTTATGAATGGGAAGATCAATATTCTTATGAGTACCGATGTCCTTTCAGAGGGAATGAACCTTCAAAAGGCCAGGTATCTCATTAATTATGATTTACACTGGAATCCAACCAGGATGATTCAAAGGGCGGGCAGGATTGACAGGATTGGCTCTCCGTTTAGGGAGATCTTTGTATATAATTTCTTTCCAGAGGAAGAACTGGAAGACCTCTTGCGCCTTGTAGAAGTCCTTCAGAATAAAATTCGGAATATAGATAATGCTGTCGGGCTTGATGTCACTGTGCTGGGAGAGGAGGTTAATCCAAAGGTGTTTGGTATTATAAGAAGGATAAGGGAACAGGACACAACCGTATTTGATGAATTAGAGAAAGAGGTCTTTGGCGGCGGTGAGAAATTTTATCAACCATTAAAGGATTATCTAAAGGCAAGGGCTATACAGGAACTGAAATCTGTTCCTTTGGGGATATGCAGCGGTCTCAAGAAAGGAATGAAGGGGCTGTTTTTGTATTATAAATATGGTGATGATTTCCACTTCTGGTTTTTTTACGACCTCATAAAAGGTGAAAAAATTACCAATAAAACAAAGATATTGGATTATATTTCCTGCCCGCCTGAAGAAGTGAGAGAAATACCCGATTTCTTTGAAAAGGTTTATGATTTAAATTCAGAGACAATTAAAGAGATAGAGGCAATTTACAAGGAAGTGGAGCAACGAGAGAGAGTAGATTCGGCCTTTAGCGAGTTAAATTTTGATAAAAGCAAGAAGTTTGTATCCACGCTTATCAGAGAAATAGATTTAAGACTGGATGAATATCTCCTTGACTTTGTTGAAGACAAGAAAATTGAGGAGGAATGGGAAGGGGCAAAAGGGAAATTGTTGACAATAAGCCTTACCAAGAAGAGACTTCAGAAGTTGCGGACCACGTGGAGAAATTATAAGAATAATCATAAGGGCTGGAAAAGACTTCTTGGAGAGATATCAGAATTTCTTGAAGGTAAGTTATCTATGGAAAGGGAAGAAGTTCCACCTTATAATCCTGAATTACTTAAATTGATTACCATTGATTTTGTTTCATGA